In Chitinophagaceae bacterium, the following are encoded in one genomic region:
- a CDS encoding sodium/sugar symporter: MDFSILDIFIFVTYCVVIVGIGLWVSRSKDGAKKNTEDYFLASKSLPWWAIGSSLIAANISAEQYIGMSGSGFAIGLAIASYEWMAALTLLVVGKFFLPIFIEKNIYTIPEFVEKRYSTTLKTILAVFWICLFVFVNLTSVMFLGAKAIDTIIGTGSGEYLMISVIGLGLFACLYSLWGGLSAVAWTDVVQVVLLIFGGLVTTYLGLQAISPTGDIFGGFIYLLEKVPQKFSMIIDRGEVITPDGKDAWWDLPGLAVIIGGMWVANTYYWGFNQYIIQRTLAAKSLNEAQKGIAFAAFIKLFMPLIVVLPGIIAFAMHTDANGNLITNALDPSFLRADGSIINDNAAPWLIKKYVPVGLKGLVLAALAAAIVSSLASMLNSIATIFTMDIYKPYLNPKASESHSVNVGRVSILVSLAIATLLAPLLSNLGQVFLFIQEYTGIVSPGILAVFLMGLFSKKATNKGALWGGILSIPIAFYFKVGQNGWIDSSFFINTPFMNQMLITSILTMLIIALVSYIDRWGQDDPKGIPLTKKYFETSPTFNIAATFIICVTILLYAIFW, translated from the coding sequence ATGGATTTTTCAATATTAGATATTTTTATTTTTGTAACCTATTGCGTAGTAATAGTAGGAATAGGTTTGTGGGTTTCTCGGAGTAAAGACGGAGCAAAAAAAAATACAGAAGATTATTTTTTAGCAAGTAAAAGCTTGCCTTGGTGGGCAATAGGTTCTTCCCTTATAGCAGCAAATATCTCGGCAGAGCAGTATATTGGTATGTCAGGTTCGGGCTTTGCTATTGGTCTTGCAATTGCTTCATACGAGTGGATGGCAGCACTCACTCTTTTGGTAGTAGGTAAATTTTTTCTGCCTATTTTTATAGAAAAAAACATATATACTATTCCCGAATTTGTGGAAAAGAGATATAGCACTACTCTCAAAACGATACTTGCTGTTTTTTGGATTTGTTTATTTGTTTTTGTGAACCTTACCTCAGTTATGTTTTTAGGCGCAAAGGCAATAGACACCATTATAGGAACGGGTAGTGGAGAATATTTGATGATAAGTGTTATAGGCTTAGGATTATTTGCCTGTTTATACTCCCTTTGGGGAGGACTTTCTGCGGTTGCTTGGACGGATGTAGTTCAGGTAGTGCTTCTTATTTTTGGAGGATTAGTTACTACGTATTTAGGGCTACAAGCCATCTCTCCAACGGGAGATATTTTTGGAGGATTTATCTATCTCTTAGAAAAAGTTCCTCAAAAGTTTTCTATGATTATTGATAGGGGAGAGGTAATAACTCCTGATGGCAAAGATGCTTGGTGGGATTTGCCCGGCTTGGCAGTGATTATTGGAGGAATGTGGGTGGCAAATACTTATTATTGGGGATTTAATCAATATATTATCCAAAGAACATTAGCCGCAAAGAGTTTGAATGAAGCACAAAAAGGAATTGCTTTTGCAGCCTTCATAAAACTTTTTATGCCACTCATTGTAGTATTACCAGGTATTATTGCTTTTGCTATGCACACAGATGCCAATGGAAACCTTATTACTAATGCTCTTGATCCCAGTTTTCTCAGAGCAGATGGTTCTATTATTAATGATAATGCGGCTCCTTGGTTAATTAAAAAATATGTTCCCGTAGGATTAAAAGGATTAGTATTAGCAGCCCTTGCGGCGGCTATTGTTTCTTCACTTGCTTCTATGTTGAATTCTATTGCTACTATCTTTACTATGGATATTTATAAGCCCTATTTGAATCCCAAAGCTTCCGAATCACATAGCGTAAACGTAGGCAGAGTCAGCATTTTGGTATCCCTCGCTATTGCAACACTTTTAGCACCACTTCTGAGTAATTTAGGACAAGTATTTTTGTTTATACAAGAATATACAGGAATTGTCAGTCCTGGTATATTAGCAGTATTTTTAATGGGGCTATTTTCTAAAAAAGCTACGAACAAAGGTGCTTTATGGGGAGGAATATTATCTATTCCTATAGCTTTTTATTTTAAAGTAGGGCAGAACGGATGGATAGATTCTTCTTTTTTCATCAATACTCCATTTATGAATCAGATGCTCATCACAAGTATTTTGACCATGCTTATTATTGCTTTGGTAAGCTATATAGACAGGTGGGGACAGGATGATCCAAAGGGAATCCCTCTCACAAAAAAATATTTTGAAACATCACCTACATTTAATATAGCCGCTACTTTCATTATATGTGTTACCATTCTTTTATACGCAATATTTTGGTAA